A genomic segment from Lutibacter sp. A80 encodes:
- a CDS encoding methylmalonyl-CoA mutase family protein — protein MSDKNKALFSEFPPVSTEQWMERVTADLKGADFDKKLVWKNLTGINIQPCYSIENKIEQLQNTGENSQSLVNYRSITVTTAENGNKLAIKAVEEGMNGIIFQLKENVSIANLLNGIDLNATTVSFEITDDAVAFTTDLVAFAKDSNLKGYINTGVISNYVTTGSFNASQIEVIAELVKLTADFPNFKAITVSGTEYLDSGANQVQEIAYTLNSLVFLIEKLSEKGIETQTIFNNLNFKLAIGLEYFVEIGKFRAFNSLLAEVATKYGVSELTNTITAKTSIWSKSVTDAETNLLRCTTEAMSAILGNVDGVLIDAYDKEFKNPSDFSSRIAGNITTILREESYFGKVSNPVDGSYYIEEVSSKIAEKALVLFQAIEADGGFYTAFENETIQQQIAEIRLKKLKLISQRRTPMVGINKYPNLMETVAVDVLSKGGAADSKTLTPRRASLEIEAMRRVTEELVAETKVRPIVQLASFGNLNMRKARAAFAYDFIGVSGFDVHQEESFNSAEEAATESAKSDAHVVVICSSDQDYDESAVAFIKAFRAIAKNKVLLLAGAPKNMDELTELGLDGVVNMRTDVLVTLSAIQEKVQKTLKS, from the coding sequence ATGAGCGATAAAAATAAAGCACTTTTTTCTGAATTCCCTCCTGTTTCAACAGAACAGTGGATGGAAAGAGTGACCGCAGATTTAAAAGGAGCTGATTTTGATAAAAAACTGGTTTGGAAAAACCTTACTGGTATCAATATTCAACCTTGCTACAGCATAGAAAATAAAATTGAGCAGCTTCAAAATACTGGAGAAAACTCTCAATCTTTAGTCAACTATCGTAGCATTACAGTTACAACAGCTGAAAATGGAAATAAATTAGCTATAAAAGCTGTTGAGGAAGGAATGAATGGAATTATTTTTCAATTAAAAGAAAATGTATCTATAGCAAACCTTCTTAATGGAATAGATTTAAATGCAACAACTGTTTCTTTCGAAATAACAGATGATGCTGTTGCTTTTACAACTGATTTAGTTGCTTTTGCAAAAGACAGCAATTTAAAAGGTTATATTAATACAGGAGTTATTTCAAATTATGTAACTACTGGTTCTTTTAATGCTTCTCAAATTGAAGTAATTGCAGAACTTGTAAAATTAACTGCTGATTTTCCTAACTTTAAAGCTATCACAGTTTCAGGAACTGAATATTTAGATTCAGGTGCAAACCAAGTTCAAGAAATTGCGTACACATTAAACTCGTTGGTTTTCTTAATTGAAAAACTTTCAGAAAAAGGTATTGAAACGCAAACAATTTTTAACAACTTAAACTTTAAACTAGCAATTGGCTTAGAGTACTTTGTTGAAATTGGTAAATTTAGAGCATTTAACAGTTTATTAGCTGAAGTTGCTACCAAATACGGAGTTTCTGAACTTACAAATACCATTACAGCTAAAACTTCAATTTGGAGTAAATCTGTAACAGATGCTGAAACTAATTTATTGCGTTGTACAACTGAAGCAATGTCTGCAATATTAGGAAATGTAGATGGTGTTTTAATTGATGCTTACGATAAAGAATTTAAAAACCCTTCAGATTTCTCAAGTAGAATTGCTGGTAATATTACTACAATTTTAAGAGAAGAATCTTACTTTGGTAAAGTTTCAAATCCTGTTGATGGATCATACTATATTGAAGAAGTTTCTTCAAAAATAGCTGAAAAAGCATTGGTTTTATTCCAAGCTATTGAAGCTGATGGTGGTTTTTATACTGCTTTTGAAAACGAAACTATTCAACAACAAATTGCTGAAATTCGTTTAAAAAAATTAAAATTAATTAGCCAACGTAGAACTCCAATGGTAGGTATTAACAAATACCCTAACCTAATGGAAACTGTTGCTGTAGATGTTCTTTCTAAAGGAGGAGCAGCCGATTCAAAAACATTAACTCCAAGAAGAGCTTCATTAGAAATTGAAGCTATGCGTAGAGTTACTGAAGAGTTAGTAGCAGAAACAAAAGTACGTCCAATTGTACAGTTAGCAAGTTTTGGAAACTTAAATATGCGTAAAGCTAGAGCAGCTTTTGCTTACGACTTTATTGGTGTTAGTGGTTTTGACGTTCACCAAGAAGAAAGTTTTAATAGCGCTGAAGAAGCTGCAACAGAAAGTGCAAAATCAGACGCTCACGTAGTGGTAATCTGTAGTTCAGATCAAGATTACGATGAAAGTGCTGTTGCATTTATAAAAGCATTTAGAGCTATTGCTAAAAACAAAGTATTGTTATTAGCCGGTGCTCCTAAAAACATGGATGAATTAACTGAACTTGGTTTAGATGGTGTTGTTAATATGAGAACTGATGTTCTTGTAACACTTTCTGCTATTCAGGAAAAAGTTCAAAAAACCTTAAAATCTTAA
- a CDS encoding acetyl-CoA hydrolase/transferase family protein — translation MNIPNKMTAENAVKLIKSGDRVLIQGGSATPQALIKAMVARAPELKGVEICHLHTEGECGYVAPELRESFHTNAFFIGGNIRKNIGDTADYIPIFLSDIPTLFREGYMDLDVVMVNVSPPDKHGFCSLGVSVDIVLSGIEQGKKIIAQINPLMPRTFGDAQISINNFDACVEIEEEIYEMKFVEPTETESAIGKNIAEIIDDGATLQMGIGGIPNAVLTFLHNHKNLGVHTEMFAEGIVDLVEKGIVNGSKKKTNPYKIVSGFAMGSRRLYDFMDDNPEIEMRDIAYVNDTAVIRQNPSVTAINSAIEVDLTGQICADSIGTRMFSGVGGQMDFMRGAALSTGGKPICAITSTTAKGVSKITPTLKVGAGVVTTRAHARFVATEYGVAELFGRNLKQRATALRDVAHPDHREELDKAIFERFGSSLMIK, via the coding sequence ATGAATATACCAAATAAAATGACAGCCGAAAATGCTGTTAAATTAATAAAATCAGGAGATAGAGTTTTAATTCAAGGAGGATCTGCTACACCACAAGCTTTAATTAAAGCAATGGTAGCTAGAGCACCTGAATTAAAAGGTGTAGAAATTTGCCACCTACATACCGAAGGTGAATGTGGATATGTAGCTCCAGAATTAAGAGAAAGTTTCCATACAAATGCCTTCTTTATTGGAGGAAATATTAGAAAAAATATTGGAGATACTGCAGATTATATTCCAATTTTTTTAAGCGATATCCCAACACTTTTCCGTGAAGGGTATATGGATTTAGATGTAGTAATGGTAAACGTTTCTCCTCCAGATAAACATGGATTTTGTTCTTTAGGAGTTTCTGTTGATATTGTACTTTCAGGAATAGAACAAGGTAAAAAAATAATTGCACAAATTAACCCATTAATGCCTCGTACTTTTGGAGATGCTCAAATTAGCATTAACAACTTTGATGCTTGTGTTGAAATAGAAGAAGAAATCTACGAAATGAAATTTGTAGAACCTACAGAAACAGAAAGTGCTATCGGTAAAAATATTGCTGAAATAATTGATGATGGAGCAACACTTCAAATGGGTATTGGTGGTATTCCAAATGCTGTTTTAACTTTCTTACATAATCACAAAAACCTAGGTGTACATACTGAAATGTTTGCTGAAGGAATTGTAGATTTAGTAGAAAAAGGAATTGTTAATGGCTCTAAAAAGAAAACAAACCCTTATAAAATAGTATCAGGTTTTGCTATGGGATCACGTCGTTTATACGATTTTATGGATGATAATCCTGAAATTGAAATGCGAGATATTGCGTATGTAAATGATACTGCTGTTATTCGTCAAAACCCTTCTGTAACTGCTATTAATTCAGCAATTGAAGTTGATTTAACCGGTCAAATTTGTGCTGATTCAATTGGAACAAGAATGTTCTCTGGTGTTGGTGGTCAAATGGACTTTATGCGTGGTGCAGCTTTATCAACAGGAGGAAAACCAATTTGTGCTATTACATCAACTACTGCAAAAGGAGTCTCTAAAATTACACCTACTTTAAAAGTAGGTGCTGGTGTTGTTACAACACGTGCACATGCAAGATTTGTTGCTACCGAATATGGTGTAGCTGAATTATTTGGAAGAAACTTAAAACAAAGAGCCACTGCTTTAAGAGACGTAGCACATCCAGATCATAGAGAAGAATTAGATAAAGCTATTTTCGAACGTTTTGGAAGTAGTTTAATGATTAAATAA